DNA sequence from the Alphaproteobacteria bacterium genome:
GCGCGCGGGCTCGGAAATCGTCCGCATCACCGTCAATATCGACGAAGCGGCAGCCGCCGTCCCCTATATCCGCGACAAGCTCGCCAAAATGGGCTGCGATGTGCCGCTGGTCGGCTGCTTCCACTATAACGGTCACAAGCTGCTCGCCGATCATCCGGCCTGCGCCGAGGCCTTGGGGAAATACCGCATCAATCCCGGCAATGTCGGCTTCGGCCAGAAGCGCGACAAGCAGTTCGAGCAGATGATCGAATGCGCGGTGAAGCACAACAAGCCGGTGCGCATCGGCGTCAATTGGGGATCGCTCGACCAGGAAGTTTCCGCCCGGCTGATGGACGAGAACGCCACCCGCCCCGAACCGTGGAGCGCGGACGCCGTGCTGCGCGAGGCGCTGGTCGTCTCCGCGCTCGAATCCGCCGCCTCCGCCCGGCGCACGGGATTGCGCCAGGATCAGATCGTGCTGTCCGCCAAAGTCAGCCGGGTGCAGGATTTGATCGCGGTCTATCGCGAGCTGTCCTCGCGCTGCGATTACGCGCTGCATCTCGGCCTCACCGAAGCGGGCCTCGGCTCGAAGGGCATCGTCGCCACCACCGCCGCGCTCTCCGCCTTGCTGCAAAACGGCATCGGCGACACGATCCGCGCCTCTCTGACCCCACGTCCCGGCGAGCCGCGCGAGCAGGAAGTCATCGTCTGCACCGAGATTTTGCAGACCATGGGCTTGCGCAGCTTCACGCCGCAAGTCACGGCCTGCCCCGGCTGCGGGCGCACCACCAGCACGGTGTTCCAGTCGCTGGCGGAAAAAATCCAGTCCTATCTGCGCGAGCAGATGCCGGTATGGAAATCCCAGTACGCGGGCGTCGAAAGCATGAGCGTCGCGGTCATGGGCTGCATCGTCAACGGCCCCGGCGAAAGCAAGCATGCGGACATCGGCATCAGTTTGCCCGGCACCGGCGAGCAGCCGACCGCGCCGGTCTTCATCGACGGCGAGAAGCGCGTCACGCTGCGCGGCGAGGATATCGCCGAACAGTTTCAGGTGATCGTCGATAATTACGTCAAGACCCGCTATGGCGGAGAAAACAAAGCGGCGTAAGTATTGAGCCAAGATTATTTCGATGCATCCATTTATTAAGGAGAGAAAATTATGGGAAAAGACACTGGAAAAAGCACTGCGGCCACGCAGACTATACCAATGCCGACCATCATTGATGCCCTTTGCGGCGCGCGTAACGGTTCGAACCGGCTGCCGGGCTATATACGGCAAATCAAGACAGCCGGTGCCGAGAAAGTGTCGCCCGATGACGCGCCGAGACTGGCCCAGAGACTCGTCGACGTTGCCGCCGAACCGAACTCGACCCATGATGACCGCCTTCTGGCTCTTCATCTTCTTGACGATATGGCGAAACGCCATTCCCGATTGGTTATTCCGGTTATCCAGGAAACCCCGGCCATCGCCGCAGTAGCCGAGTGCTTCCCCTATTGGTATGTCCAAGGAGCGGCGCGCCAGCTTCTCGCCACGATCGAGGAAAAATCGGGTCCGTCGCGGCCCGGATCAAAGGGCTCGGCGCCGGCAGCGCCCGCTCCTGCGGCAGGCCCGACGGCATAGCTTCGGCAAACTGTCAGACCGGCCTGAAGCGGTTCATTTGTGAAAGAGAAAGATTGTGACGGAAAACAATAACGCGAACGATATGGCGATGATGATCGACGCGATTTGCGGCGCGCCTAACACGTCCCGCCACATATCGGCCTATCTGCCGCAGATCGTAAAAGCCGGCGCCGCCGCCGTGGATACCGCAGATACGATGC
Encoded proteins:
- the ispG gene encoding flavodoxin-dependent (E)-4-hydroxy-3-methylbut-2-enyl-diphosphate synthase, whose product is MVALAEVKRRQTQAVRVGNIVIGGGAPVVVQSMTNTPTEDADATAKQVFDLWRAGSEIVRITVNIDEAAAAVPYIRDKLAKMGCDVPLVGCFHYNGHKLLADHPACAEALGKYRINPGNVGFGQKRDKQFEQMIECAVKHNKPVRIGVNWGSLDQEVSARLMDENATRPEPWSADAVLREALVVSALESAASARRTGLRQDQIVLSAKVSRVQDLIAVYRELSSRCDYALHLGLTEAGLGSKGIVATTAALSALLQNGIGDTIRASLTPRPGEPREQEVIVCTEILQTMGLRSFTPQVTACPGCGRTTSTVFQSLAEKIQSYLREQMPVWKSQYAGVESMSVAVMGCIVNGPGESKHADIGISLPGTGEQPTAPVFIDGEKRVTLRGEDIAEQFQVIVDNYVKTRYGGENKAA